One stretch of Erpetoichthys calabaricus chromosome 14, fErpCal1.3, whole genome shotgun sequence DNA includes these proteins:
- the osbpl7 gene encoding oxysterol-binding protein-related protein 7 isoform X2 yields MEKAPTTRQKPLPPSRSNSTTSAKYLSSRQSSRNWEVMDDPRNENSVGSEQDLPQPEMQQGYMLKKRKWPLKGWHKRYFILDKGILRYAKTQQDINKGKLHGSIDVSLSVMSINKKSKRIDLDAEDNLYHLKVKSQEAFSLWVSCLHSHRVFRKNDPARLHNGVFQAMPDALNYSKPHRATLQQGSAPNHSSCSVDVHIVDGKVSAWLQQTSDMQTCSIELSKCQADLNELSRLLQDLDMLHRVSSAPVICNNQNSSSDRPKKEKRTSKIWCAKNLTKEGTVAAMGNAGISSRWHASVPSLPDCIGSEQHPSAFTLPADFSQLQRDFCCLAQKVHTSLKSAFDSLSLEKERLQKIWQDPHLRPSPIMHTANFRNTLSEMSAQNMDLQDQLTRIHSLSVSSDSTADSFVSLNQEEVSPCGSGQVLKHQLSIGSSVSLSDSHAEYFDACEVILCGSSSENEGSDADSCASDITNSNSEEHLENFSKAPITCVTSALSSNSGNMPKSQEGPGRRTCLPAPGPNTSNISLWNIMRNNIGKDLSRVSMPVQLNEPMNTLQKLCEELEYSEVLDRANQTQDPFERMVYIAAFAISAYASAFHRSGSKPFNPVLGETYECERLDKGFRFISEQVSHHPPISVCHAESDNFIFWQDVRWKNKFWGKSMEIVPIGMVNVTLKKFGDHYEWNKVTSCIHNILSTQRWIEHYGEVIIRNTKSSICHCKITFCKSKYWSSNMNEVQGAVLDESGNVIHRLGGRWHEGLYCGSPPKTHCIWKPNAMPVDFDRYYGFTKFALELNEITPELKTLLPPTDTRLRPDQRYLEEGNLEAAETHKHRVEQLQRERRQILEENGILHQPRFFTRTVDASGKEIWFSNGTYWKQRKDPGFHKMDDAVLW; encoded by the exons ATGGAGAAGGCCCCAACCACTCGACAAAAGCCCTTGCCTCCCTCGCGCTCTAACAGCACTACCTCTGCAAAATACCTCAGCTCACGACAG AGCTCTAGGAACTGGGAGGTGATGGATGATCCTCGGAATGAAAACAGTGTAGGGAGTGAGCAGGACTTGCCCCAACCTGAGATGCAGCAAGGCTACATGCTGAAAAAGAGGAAGTGGCCCCTAAAAGGGTGGCACAAG aGGTACTTCATTTTGGACAAAGGGATTCTTCGGTATGCCAAGACACAACAGGAT atcAACAAAGGCAAGCTGCATGGTTCCATTGATGTCAGTCTGTCGGTAATGTCCATCAATAAGAAGTCTAAGCGCATTGATCTGGATGCTGAGGACAACTTGTATCACCTAAAG GTGAAGTCTCAGGAGGCTTTCTCCCTGTGGGTGTCTTGCCTGCACTCACACCGTGTGTTCAGGAAGAATGATCCAGCTCGACTTCATAATGGGGTATTTCAGGCTATGCCTGATGCATTAAACTACAGCAAGCCCCACCGAGCAACG ctgcaACAAGGAAGTGCCCCAAACCATAGCTCATGTTCAGTTGACGTGCACATTGTGGATGGCAAGGTGTCAGCCTGGTTACAGCAGACAAGTGACATGCAGACTTGTTCCATTG AACTGTCTAAGTGTCAGGCAGACCTGAATGAACTATCCCGCTTACTGCAGGACTTGGATATGCTGCATCGAGTGTCTTCAGCACCAGTCATCTGCAATAATCAG AACTCTTCAAGTGACAGACCCAAAAAAGAAAAGCGTACGTCAAAGATTTGGTGTGCCAAGAACTTGACAAAGGAAGGCACTGTGGCAGCCATGGGAAATGCG GGCATCTCTTCTCGGTGGCATGCCTCAGTACCTAGCTTGCCAGACTGCATAGGTTCTGAGCAGCATCCTAGTGCCTTCACCCTACCGGCAGACTTTTCACAGCTCCAAAGGGACTTTTGCTGCCTTGCACAGAAAG TTCACACTTCTTTGAAAAGTGCCTTTGACTCCTTATCCTTGGAGAAAGAGAGACTGCAGAAGATTTGGCAGGATCCTCATCTCCGCCCTTCTCCTATTATGCACACAGCAAACTTTCGTAATACTCTCTCTGAG ATGTCAGCACAAAATATGGATCTACAGGACCAACTGACCAGGATTCACTCCCTTTCTGTATCTTCAGACTCCACTGCTGATTCTTTTGTGTCTCTGAACCAAGAGGAG GTCTCCCCTTGTGGAAGTGGACAGGTTTTAAAGCATCAGTTGTCCATTGGCAGCTCTGTTTCACTTTCAGACTCACACGCTGAATATTTTGATGCATGTGAGGTTATTCTGTGTGGTAGTTCCTCTGAAAATGAGGGATCAGATGCAGATTCCTGTGCCAGTGATATAACAAATAGCAACTCAgaggagcacctggagaacttcaGCAAAG CACCCATTACCTGTGTAACATCTGCACTTAGCAGCAATTCTGGGAATATGCCAAAATCACAAGAAGGTCCTGGCCGTCGCACATGTCTCCCTGCACCAGGCCCGAATACAAGCAATATCAGCTTGTGGAATATAATGCGCAACAACATAGGGAAAGATTTGTCTCGTGTCTCCATGCCAGTTCAACTGAATGAGCCAATGAACACTCTACAGAAGCTGTGTGAAGAGCTGGAATACTCAGAGGTTCTAGATAGAGCTAACCAGACCCAGGACCCCTTTGAGAGGATG GTGTATATTGCTGCATTTGCAATCTCAGCATATGCTTCTGCATTTCATCGTTCAGGGAGTAAACCCTTCAACCCTGTCCTAGGTGAAACCTACGAGTGTGAACGACTGGATAAAGGTTTCAGGTTCATCAGTGAACAG GTGAGCCATCATCCTCCCATCTCAGTTTGTCATGCAGAATCTGATAACTTTATTTTCTGGCAAG ATGTAAGGTGGAAAAATAAGTTTTGGGGAAAGTCAATGGAGATTGTGCCAATCGGAATGGTGAATGTTACTCTCAAAAA ATTTGGGGACCATTATGAGTGGAACAAAGTGACATCATGCATTCACAACATCTTAAGCACACAGAGATGGATCGAGCACTATGGAGAGGTGATTATTCGGAATACCAAGAGCAGCATTTGCCACTGCAAAATCACCTTTTGCAAG TCAAAATACTGGAGTTCCAACATGAATGAAGTTCAAGGTGCTGTTTTGGATGAATCTGGCAATGTCATACACCGACTCGGTGGACGCTGGCATGAAGGTCTTTACTGTGGCAGCCCACCCAAAACTCACTGCATTTGGAAACCAA ATGCAATGCCTGTGGACTTTGACCGTTACTATGGTTTCACAAAGTTTGCCCTGGAGCTGAACGAGATAACCCCAGAGCTCAAGACACTGTTACCCCCTACAGACACAAGGCTACGGCCGGATCAAAG GTACTTGGAAGAGGGCAACTTAGAGGCAGCAGAGACACATAAACATCGAGTAGAGCAGCTCCAAAGGGAGAGGCGCCAGATTTTGGAAGAGAACGGTATTCTTCACCAGCCACGTTTTTTCAC
- the osbpl7 gene encoding oxysterol-binding protein-related protein 7 isoform X1, whose product MEKAPTTRQKPLPPSRSNSTTSAKYLSSRQSSRNWEVMDDPRNENSVGSEQDLPQPEMQQGYMLKKRKWPLKGWHKRYFILDKGILRYAKTQQDINKGKLHGSIDVSLSVMSINKKSKRIDLDAEDNLYHLKVKSQEAFSLWVSCLHSHRVFRKNDPARLHNGVFQAMPDALNYSKPHRATLQQGSAPNHSSCSVDVHIVDGKVSAWLQQTSDMQTCSIELSKCQADLNELSRLLQDLDMLHRVSSAPVICNNQNSSSDRPKKEKRTSKIWCAKNLTKEGTVAAMGNAGISSRWHASVPSLPDCIGSEQHPSAFTLPADFSQLQRDFCCLAQKVHTSLKSAFDSLSLEKERLQKIWQDPHLRPSPIMHTANFRNTLSEMSAQNMDLQDQLTRIHSLSVSSDSTADSFVSLNQEEQVSPCGSGQVLKHQLSIGSSVSLSDSHAEYFDACEVILCGSSSENEGSDADSCASDITNSNSEEHLENFSKAPITCVTSALSSNSGNMPKSQEGPGRRTCLPAPGPNTSNISLWNIMRNNIGKDLSRVSMPVQLNEPMNTLQKLCEELEYSEVLDRANQTQDPFERMVYIAAFAISAYASAFHRSGSKPFNPVLGETYECERLDKGFRFISEQVSHHPPISVCHAESDNFIFWQDVRWKNKFWGKSMEIVPIGMVNVTLKKFGDHYEWNKVTSCIHNILSTQRWIEHYGEVIIRNTKSSICHCKITFCKSKYWSSNMNEVQGAVLDESGNVIHRLGGRWHEGLYCGSPPKTHCIWKPNAMPVDFDRYYGFTKFALELNEITPELKTLLPPTDTRLRPDQRYLEEGNLEAAETHKHRVEQLQRERRQILEENGILHQPRFFTRTVDASGKEIWFSNGTYWKQRKDPGFHKMDDAVLW is encoded by the exons ATGGAGAAGGCCCCAACCACTCGACAAAAGCCCTTGCCTCCCTCGCGCTCTAACAGCACTACCTCTGCAAAATACCTCAGCTCACGACAG AGCTCTAGGAACTGGGAGGTGATGGATGATCCTCGGAATGAAAACAGTGTAGGGAGTGAGCAGGACTTGCCCCAACCTGAGATGCAGCAAGGCTACATGCTGAAAAAGAGGAAGTGGCCCCTAAAAGGGTGGCACAAG aGGTACTTCATTTTGGACAAAGGGATTCTTCGGTATGCCAAGACACAACAGGAT atcAACAAAGGCAAGCTGCATGGTTCCATTGATGTCAGTCTGTCGGTAATGTCCATCAATAAGAAGTCTAAGCGCATTGATCTGGATGCTGAGGACAACTTGTATCACCTAAAG GTGAAGTCTCAGGAGGCTTTCTCCCTGTGGGTGTCTTGCCTGCACTCACACCGTGTGTTCAGGAAGAATGATCCAGCTCGACTTCATAATGGGGTATTTCAGGCTATGCCTGATGCATTAAACTACAGCAAGCCCCACCGAGCAACG ctgcaACAAGGAAGTGCCCCAAACCATAGCTCATGTTCAGTTGACGTGCACATTGTGGATGGCAAGGTGTCAGCCTGGTTACAGCAGACAAGTGACATGCAGACTTGTTCCATTG AACTGTCTAAGTGTCAGGCAGACCTGAATGAACTATCCCGCTTACTGCAGGACTTGGATATGCTGCATCGAGTGTCTTCAGCACCAGTCATCTGCAATAATCAG AACTCTTCAAGTGACAGACCCAAAAAAGAAAAGCGTACGTCAAAGATTTGGTGTGCCAAGAACTTGACAAAGGAAGGCACTGTGGCAGCCATGGGAAATGCG GGCATCTCTTCTCGGTGGCATGCCTCAGTACCTAGCTTGCCAGACTGCATAGGTTCTGAGCAGCATCCTAGTGCCTTCACCCTACCGGCAGACTTTTCACAGCTCCAAAGGGACTTTTGCTGCCTTGCACAGAAAG TTCACACTTCTTTGAAAAGTGCCTTTGACTCCTTATCCTTGGAGAAAGAGAGACTGCAGAAGATTTGGCAGGATCCTCATCTCCGCCCTTCTCCTATTATGCACACAGCAAACTTTCGTAATACTCTCTCTGAG ATGTCAGCACAAAATATGGATCTACAGGACCAACTGACCAGGATTCACTCCCTTTCTGTATCTTCAGACTCCACTGCTGATTCTTTTGTGTCTCTGAACCAAGAGGAG CAGGTCTCCCCTTGTGGAAGTGGACAGGTTTTAAAGCATCAGTTGTCCATTGGCAGCTCTGTTTCACTTTCAGACTCACACGCTGAATATTTTGATGCATGTGAGGTTATTCTGTGTGGTAGTTCCTCTGAAAATGAGGGATCAGATGCAGATTCCTGTGCCAGTGATATAACAAATAGCAACTCAgaggagcacctggagaacttcaGCAAAG CACCCATTACCTGTGTAACATCTGCACTTAGCAGCAATTCTGGGAATATGCCAAAATCACAAGAAGGTCCTGGCCGTCGCACATGTCTCCCTGCACCAGGCCCGAATACAAGCAATATCAGCTTGTGGAATATAATGCGCAACAACATAGGGAAAGATTTGTCTCGTGTCTCCATGCCAGTTCAACTGAATGAGCCAATGAACACTCTACAGAAGCTGTGTGAAGAGCTGGAATACTCAGAGGTTCTAGATAGAGCTAACCAGACCCAGGACCCCTTTGAGAGGATG GTGTATATTGCTGCATTTGCAATCTCAGCATATGCTTCTGCATTTCATCGTTCAGGGAGTAAACCCTTCAACCCTGTCCTAGGTGAAACCTACGAGTGTGAACGACTGGATAAAGGTTTCAGGTTCATCAGTGAACAG GTGAGCCATCATCCTCCCATCTCAGTTTGTCATGCAGAATCTGATAACTTTATTTTCTGGCAAG ATGTAAGGTGGAAAAATAAGTTTTGGGGAAAGTCAATGGAGATTGTGCCAATCGGAATGGTGAATGTTACTCTCAAAAA ATTTGGGGACCATTATGAGTGGAACAAAGTGACATCATGCATTCACAACATCTTAAGCACACAGAGATGGATCGAGCACTATGGAGAGGTGATTATTCGGAATACCAAGAGCAGCATTTGCCACTGCAAAATCACCTTTTGCAAG TCAAAATACTGGAGTTCCAACATGAATGAAGTTCAAGGTGCTGTTTTGGATGAATCTGGCAATGTCATACACCGACTCGGTGGACGCTGGCATGAAGGTCTTTACTGTGGCAGCCCACCCAAAACTCACTGCATTTGGAAACCAA ATGCAATGCCTGTGGACTTTGACCGTTACTATGGTTTCACAAAGTTTGCCCTGGAGCTGAACGAGATAACCCCAGAGCTCAAGACACTGTTACCCCCTACAGACACAAGGCTACGGCCGGATCAAAG GTACTTGGAAGAGGGCAACTTAGAGGCAGCAGAGACACATAAACATCGAGTAGAGCAGCTCCAAAGGGAGAGGCGCCAGATTTTGGAAGAGAACGGTATTCTTCACCAGCCACGTTTTTTCAC